In Corylus avellana chromosome ca2, CavTom2PMs-1.0, the following proteins share a genomic window:
- the LOC132172374 gene encoding uncharacterized protein LOC132172374, translating to MAKTAPSPSTSRVLIILFLLLSTAPKPSHSLSYSSYRTLVSLAHSLMTRVANLRASRGDISGSHRARLFAQYLERGLGLGFLGFARSVGWDYLKNYAWRDMNYADLYGAVSDANKLLSSLGELTRLGSDAARAAWVGRNYQNFLGISNSLFQSLLKVFRQPGALREVVETVQIEVAEGGLLRDCLEVGGNDMKGLLQIFREWALQFYSTSGDDQRDDL from the exons ATGGCCAAAACCGCGCCATCACCCTCAACCTCTCGCGTCCTCAtcatcctcttcctcctcctgaGCACCGCACCGAAGCCCTCCCATTCCCTCTCCTACTCATCGTACCGAACCCTGGTCTCCCTCGCCCACTCGCTCATGACGCGCGTGGCCAACCTCCGCGCCTCCCGCGGCGACATCTCGGGCTCGCACCGGGCCAGGCTCTTCGCCCAATACCTCGAGCGCGGCCTCGGCCTGGGCTTCTTGGGGTTCGCGCGGTCCGTGGGCTGGGACTACCTCAAGAACTACGCGTGGAGGGACATGAACTACGCAGATCTGTACGGCGCCGTTTCGGACGCCAACAAGCTGCTGAGTTCTCTGGGCGAGCTTACACGCTTGGGCTCGGACGCCGCGAGGGCCGCCTGGGTCGGACGGAATTACCAAAATTTCCTCGGAATCTCAAACTCTCTCTTCCAAAGTCTCCTCAAAGTGTTTCGTCAACCG ggtgcACTAAGGGAAGTGGTGGAGACGGTGCAGATAGAGGTGGCGGAGGGTGGGTTACTGAGGGACTGCCTTGAAGTGGGGGGGAATGATATGAAGGGATTGCTTCAGATTTTCAGAGAATGGGCTTTACAATTCTATTCGACCTCTGGTGATGATCAGCGTGATGATCTATGA